A genomic window from Paenibacillus sp. FSL K6-0276 includes:
- a CDS encoding ABC transporter substrate-binding protein: MTALNPDLIIVPSEETYEALHQIAPTVLVPYEKMTTEERVSFIGQIVGKEDQVKDLFTDFHKKVEESKQKLQEADTVNHTISIMEGGKDNCMAVVASKQFGRGSQIIYEYLGMKASDIIQQKIDTATGADGESVSFEVLAKYSGDYIFRSSYDGMADLTQNPIWNNIPAVKEGRLMEIDFGLGYYSDIYSLNVQLDYIVEALLAAPRVK; encoded by the coding sequence ATAACTGCACTTAATCCCGATCTTATCATCGTACCCTCAGAGGAAACTTATGAAGCCCTTCACCAAATTGCGCCTACAGTGTTAGTTCCATATGAAAAAATGACAACAGAAGAACGGGTGTCCTTTATAGGACAAATCGTAGGCAAAGAGGATCAAGTAAAAGATCTGTTTACTGATTTTCACAAAAAAGTAGAGGAAAGCAAACAAAAGCTGCAGGAAGCTGATACTGTGAATCACACGATCTCCATCATGGAAGGTGGAAAAGACAATTGTATGGCTGTTGTGGCGAGCAAGCAATTCGGACGTGGTTCGCAAATCATTTATGAATACTTAGGGATGAAAGCGTCGGATATCATTCAACAAAAAATAGATACAGCGACAGGTGCTGATGGCGAATCCGTATCCTTTGAAGTCCTTGCCAAATACAGCGGTGATTATATATTCCGCTCCTCTTATGATGGTATGGCTGATTTGACCCAAAATCCAATTTGGAACAATATCCCTGCCGTGAAGGAAGGTCGTTTGATGGAAATTGATTTTGGATTAGGTTATTACAGTGATATATATTCACTTAATGTGCAGTTGGATTATATTGTTGAAGCTTTGCTTGCCGCTCCAAGAGTCAAATAA
- a CDS encoding DNA translocase FtsK 4TM domain-containing protein, whose protein sequence is MAKRKKKKKKALLGSVLKYEIYGILLITISVIALSGEAAVGRSLSSMAGYLLGRFYFVLPLVGIFYGLMVMIHRRWPSSWNSRHTGVLLLLLSMCLMSTISAMEQKLGPLSMLHPGNVMTQIHNDLSGSLSPGVNNSNVYMLGKDISGGYVGGLEYAALLWLFGSLGAKLLMIVMLAISFMLITNLSYVEIITLLRVRTVKFVEGIRLHAANRPKAVPVAARPSRTTGSSRVRQVQQPDDDEDYVDEQSLPNRKQPFLLKKISGWFSGSIRSDVGVDEEDEDHGSILTSAPNGPIISGLVADSRITPLEDIDHDFDDADMDMEPVTPIIRDFFEHIRSEGLNAEDREEWSEFSPAARGVAAKTPVVGANPVSQQPSDDLEENVNIDLDGLLSATPEGEIIPAPPAPPPPKPYKLPSFRLLAKPNNSGKAGDQNDYMQTARKLEATLESFGVRAKVLEVVRGPAVTRYEIQPDIGVKVSRIVNLTDDIALALAAKDIRMEAPIPGKSAIGIEVPNSEVSIVTMREVMETQIFQDAESRLSIAFGRDISGQTIIGNLAKMPHLLVAGATGSGKSVCINGIITSILYKAKPNEVKFLMVDPKMVELNVYNGIPHLLAPVVTDPKRASLALKKIVVEMEKRYELFSKSGTRNMEGYNKLMAENPAAILPYIVVIVDELADLMMVAANDVEDAICRLAQMARAAGIHLIIATQRPSVDVITGLIKANIPSRIAFGVSSNVDSRTILDMPGAEKLLGRGDMLFLPMGASKPIRVQGAFMSDEEVETIVQYVSSQGEAEYDESIVPEVDDTITEDQEPQDELYEQAVQIVLEAKQASVSLLQRRMRVGYTRAARLIDSMEARGVIGPYEGSKPREVLVSLEQYQHNKISS, encoded by the coding sequence GTGGCTAAACGAAAAAAGAAAAAGAAAAAAGCGCTGCTCGGCAGCGTTTTAAAATATGAAATTTACGGAATTTTACTAATAACGATCTCCGTTATTGCTCTGTCCGGTGAAGCCGCGGTTGGGCGCTCACTTTCAAGTATGGCGGGTTATTTATTAGGGAGATTTTATTTTGTGTTGCCGCTTGTCGGCATTTTTTATGGTCTTATGGTTATGATACATCGAAGATGGCCTTCTTCTTGGAACAGTCGGCATACAGGCGTGCTTCTGCTTCTGCTGTCTATGTGCCTTATGAGCACTATTTCTGCAATGGAGCAGAAGCTTGGCCCGTTGTCCATGCTCCATCCAGGCAACGTGATGACACAAATACATAATGATCTTTCGGGATCTCTTTCACCTGGTGTTAACAATAGCAATGTCTACATGCTGGGTAAGGATATTAGTGGTGGATATGTCGGCGGATTGGAGTATGCTGCGCTGCTGTGGCTCTTTGGTAGTCTGGGAGCTAAGCTGCTCATGATCGTCATGCTTGCAATCAGCTTTATGTTAATTACAAACCTATCTTATGTGGAGATTATTACTCTTTTGCGAGTTCGTACGGTTAAGTTTGTGGAGGGGATTCGGCTCCATGCAGCAAATCGACCGAAGGCTGTCCCGGTAGCGGCGAGACCTTCCAGAACGACTGGATCATCAAGGGTGCGGCAAGTGCAACAGCCCGACGACGATGAAGATTATGTAGACGAGCAATCTTTGCCTAATCGCAAGCAACCCTTCCTTTTGAAAAAGATATCTGGATGGTTCTCGGGTTCAATACGTTCAGATGTTGGAGTTGATGAAGAAGATGAGGATCATGGTTCCATTTTGACAAGTGCTCCTAATGGGCCGATCATTTCGGGACTCGTAGCAGATAGTCGTATAACTCCGTTAGAAGATATTGATCATGATTTTGATGATGCTGATATGGATATGGAACCTGTGACTCCAATTATTCGCGACTTTTTTGAGCATATCCGCTCAGAAGGTCTGAATGCGGAGGATCGGGAGGAATGGAGTGAATTCTCTCCTGCGGCTCGTGGTGTTGCTGCCAAAACTCCTGTAGTTGGGGCTAATCCAGTTAGTCAACAGCCTTCAGATGATCTTGAGGAGAATGTGAACATAGACTTGGATGGGCTGCTAAGTGCCACTCCTGAAGGAGAGATAATCCCTGCTCCACCAGCACCACCTCCACCAAAGCCCTATAAGTTGCCATCTTTCCGTCTTCTAGCCAAACCTAACAACAGTGGTAAAGCTGGCGATCAGAATGATTATATGCAGACAGCCCGTAAGCTAGAAGCTACACTGGAGAGCTTCGGTGTAAGAGCGAAGGTGCTTGAAGTTGTTAGAGGACCAGCAGTTACTCGGTATGAGATTCAGCCGGATATTGGTGTTAAGGTTAGTCGGATTGTTAATCTGACGGATGACATTGCGCTTGCACTTGCAGCCAAAGATATTCGTATGGAAGCGCCAATTCCGGGTAAATCAGCCATTGGGATAGAGGTGCCGAATTCCGAAGTGTCTATTGTTACCATGCGTGAAGTTATGGAAACACAGATCTTTCAGGATGCTGAATCCAGATTATCTATTGCCTTTGGGCGTGATATTTCGGGACAGACGATTATCGGTAATTTAGCTAAGATGCCCCATCTGTTGGTGGCTGGTGCAACTGGTTCTGGTAAATCTGTGTGTATTAATGGGATTATAACGAGTATCTTATACAAAGCTAAACCTAATGAAGTCAAATTCCTTATGGTGGACCCGAAGATGGTGGAGCTGAATGTCTATAATGGGATTCCCCATCTCCTGGCTCCAGTCGTTACCGATCCGAAGCGGGCAAGTTTAGCTTTGAAGAAGATCGTTGTGGAAATGGAGAAAAGGTATGAACTCTTCTCCAAATCAGGAACGCGGAACATGGAAGGTTATAATAAGCTGATGGCAGAGAATCCAGCAGCTATACTTCCGTATATTGTTGTTATTGTGGACGAGCTTGCGGATTTGATGATGGTTGCTGCTAATGATGTTGAGGATGCTATTTGCCGGCTTGCACAGATGGCGCGGGCAGCAGGTATTCATCTAATTATCGCTACTCAACGTCCATCAGTAGATGTCATTACAGGTTTGATTAAGGCTAATATTCCATCTCGTATCGCTTTTGGTGTATCGTCCAATGTAGACTCTCGGACCATTCTGGATATGCCAGGTGCGGAGAAGCTGCTAGGTCGAGGGGACATGCTGTTCTTACCGATGGGAGCTTCTAAACCGATTCGTGTACAGGGTGCTTTTATGAGCGATGAGGAAGTTGAGACTATCGTTCAATATGTCAGCAGTCAAGGTGAAGCAGAATATGATGAGTCCATTGTGCCAGAGGTAGATGACACAATTACTGAGGATCAGGAACCGCAGGATGAATTATATGAGCAGGCCGTACAGATCGTGCTGGAAGCGAAGCAGGCTTCAGTCTCGCTACTCCAGCGCCGGATGAGGGTTGGTTACACCCGTGCAGCGCGTTTGATTGACTCTATGGAGGCCCGTGGGGTCATTGGGCCGTACGAGGGAAGCAAGCCGCGTGAGGTGCTCGTGTCTCTAGAGCAGTATCAGCATAACAAAATCAGTTCTTAA
- a CDS encoding YlzJ-like family protein — protein sequence MTLYTVMSMEQVWEGAFNNYATTREVSVQGMLMQVEPMEEGRARIVRLLDCPLERYLDPSFSPGAIITLT from the coding sequence ATGACACTTTATACAGTGATGTCGATGGAACAGGTGTGGGAGGGGGCGTTTAATAATTACGCTACAACGCGAGAAGTAAGTGTTCAAGGGATGCTGATGCAAGTTGAACCTATGGAGGAAGGACGCGCACGTATAGTGAGATTGCTGGATTGTCCATTGGAGCGTTATTTGGATCCGTCGTTCTCTCCTGGAGCGATAATTACGTTAACATAA
- a CDS encoding ATP-dependent Clp protease proteolytic subunit, translating to MNYIDGTNGAKNEEVIPGEENPSTNENMPPTTMGALKELGQTTVPSGEPDIFCITIIGQIEGHIVMPPQNKTTKYEHIIPQLVAAEQNKNIKGLLIILNTVGGDVEAGLAIAEMISSLSKPTVTVVIGGGHSIGVPIAVSSTYSIIAESATMTIHPIRMNGLVIGVPQTFEYMEKMQERVVKFVTSHSRISEEQFRDLMFKTGELNRDIGTAVGGLDAVKFGLMDEVGGIGAALAHLNRMIGGDFSAAPTATISGGITQ from the coding sequence ATGAACTACATTGATGGAACAAATGGAGCAAAGAATGAGGAAGTTATTCCTGGAGAGGAAAATCCGAGTACAAATGAGAATATGCCGCCCACTACTATGGGAGCGCTAAAGGAGCTTGGACAAACGACTGTTCCTAGCGGAGAACCGGATATCTTTTGCATAACGATCATCGGTCAAATTGAAGGCCACATTGTAATGCCTCCTCAGAACAAAACGACAAAATACGAGCATATCATTCCACAGCTGGTGGCAGCTGAACAGAACAAGAATATCAAAGGTCTGCTTATTATTTTAAATACTGTAGGTGGAGATGTTGAAGCTGGACTAGCGATTGCCGAAATGATCTCTTCGCTCTCTAAACCAACGGTAACGGTGGTCATTGGTGGGGGTCATAGTATTGGCGTTCCGATCGCAGTATCTTCAACTTATTCGATTATTGCGGAAAGTGCTACGATGACGATTCATCCGATTCGTATGAATGGTCTAGTAATCGGAGTACCACAGACGTTCGAATATATGGAGAAAATGCAGGAGCGTGTAGTTAAATTCGTTACCTCTCATTCACGTATTTCTGAAGAGCAGTTCCGGGACCTCATGTTTAAGACGGGTGAGCTCAATCGTGATATTGGAACAGCTGTCGGGGGACTCGATGCCGTAAAATTTGGCTTAATGGATGAGGTGGGGGGAATTGGAGCGGCTCTTGCACATCTTAATCGTATGATCGGTGGGGATTTCTCTGCAGCGCCTACAGCAACGATTTCAGGAGGGATTACCCAATGA
- a CDS encoding ribonuclease J, whose amino-acid sequence MSKKNNNDKLMIFALGGVGEIGKNMYVIQYGADIVVVDSGLKFPEEDMLGIDIVIPDISYLTENRDKVRGIVLTHGHEDHIGGLPYVLKNLNVPVYGTRLTLGLVENKLKEANLLGDTKRILINEDSEIQLGNSLKVTFFRTNHSIPDSVGVCIETPEGNVVHTGDFKFDHTPVNGQFANLHRMAEIGQKGVLALLSDSTNAEKPGFTPSEKNVGIVLEDIFRKAEQRVVVATFASNVHRIQQVVNAAESTGRKITVIGRSMVNVVSIASELGYLNVPDGMLIEPEEMNRMAGNRVVVLCTGSQGEPMSALTRMARSSHRKVDILPGDTVIIAATPVPGNEKYVGRTIDELFRLGANVIYSGSNSGVHVSGHGSQEELKLMLNLMKPKYFIPIHGEYRMQRKHALLAESVGVESQNIFITEIGEIVEIQGGAARKAGKVTAGNVLIDGLGVGDVGNIVLRDRKLLSQDGILVVVVTLSKQNGAIVSGPDIISRGFVYVRESEGLLDEANRIVSSTLQRLMSEKVNEWASLKTSVKDSLGRFLYEQTRRRPMILPIIMEV is encoded by the coding sequence TTGTCCAAAAAAAACAACAACGATAAATTGATGATTTTCGCATTGGGCGGAGTCGGAGAAATCGGGAAAAACATGTATGTCATTCAATATGGAGCTGACATTGTAGTCGTGGATTCGGGACTGAAGTTCCCGGAAGAAGATATGCTCGGTATTGATATTGTAATTCCTGATATCTCTTATTTGACAGAGAACCGTGACAAGGTAAGAGGTATTGTACTTACCCACGGACACGAGGATCACATCGGTGGTCTCCCATATGTCCTGAAGAATTTGAATGTTCCGGTTTATGGAACAAGACTTACATTAGGCCTTGTAGAGAACAAATTGAAGGAAGCAAACCTGCTGGGCGACACCAAACGAATTCTGATTAATGAAGATTCAGAAATTCAACTGGGCAACTCACTCAAAGTTACTTTCTTCAGAACCAACCACAGTATTCCTGATTCAGTCGGTGTGTGCATTGAAACACCGGAAGGTAACGTAGTTCATACGGGCGATTTCAAATTTGACCACACACCAGTCAATGGTCAATTTGCAAATCTGCATCGGATGGCTGAAATTGGCCAGAAGGGCGTACTTGCTCTTTTGTCGGATAGTACGAATGCTGAGAAGCCAGGCTTTACCCCATCTGAGAAGAATGTCGGTATCGTTCTGGAAGATATTTTCCGCAAGGCTGAGCAACGTGTTGTTGTAGCAACTTTTGCTTCCAATGTGCACCGTATTCAACAAGTGGTTAATGCAGCAGAATCCACGGGGCGTAAGATTACAGTAATTGGCCGTAGTATGGTAAACGTTGTATCCATTGCTTCTGAGCTTGGATATCTGAACGTACCAGACGGTATGCTGATCGAACCTGAAGAGATGAACAGAATGGCGGGTAACCGTGTCGTTGTTCTTTGCACAGGAAGCCAAGGCGAGCCAATGTCCGCATTGACCCGTATGGCACGTTCTAGTCATCGTAAAGTAGATATCTTGCCAGGTGATACTGTTATTATTGCGGCAACACCGGTACCAGGTAACGAGAAATATGTAGGCCGTACCATTGATGAATTGTTCCGTCTTGGCGCTAACGTAATTTATAGCGGTTCCAACTCCGGCGTTCACGTATCCGGTCACGGTAGCCAGGAAGAGCTTAAGCTTATGCTCAACCTGATGAAACCGAAATATTTCATTCCTATTCACGGTGAATACCGTATGCAGCGCAAACATGCACTTTTGGCAGAATCCGTTGGCGTAGAGTCACAGAACATTTTCATCACTGAAATCGGTGAGATTGTGGAAATTCAAGGCGGTGCCGCTCGTAAAGCTGGTAAAGTAACAGCTGGTAACGTATTGATTGACGGTCTGGGTGTAGGCGATGTAGGTAATATTGTATTGCGTGACCGTAAGTTGCTGTCTCAAGATGGTATTCTGGTTGTCGTGGTTACACTAAGCAAGCAGAATGGTGCGATTGTCTCCGGACCTGACATTATTTCTCGCGGTTTCGTATACGTGCGTGAGTCCGAAGGACTGCTCGACGAAGCGAACCGAATTGTTTCCAGTACACTGCAACGCCTGATGAGTGAGAAAGTAAATGAGTGGGCCTCGCTTAAAACAAGCGTGAAAGATTCGCTCGGTCGTTTCTTATATGAGCAAACACGTCGTAGACCGATGATTTTGCCAATTATCATGGAAGTGTAA
- the dapA gene encoding 4-hydroxy-tetrahydrodipicolinate synthase: protein MDFGRLITAMVTPFDGDGEINWDVTSQLIDYLIEEQKSEALIVCGTTGESPTLSDEEKLQLFSFVLEKANGRCKVIAGTGSNNTKHSIHLTKEAEKIGVDGVLLVVPYYNKPNQEGLYQHFSAIASETLLPVILYNVPGRTGVSMSVATTLRLAEIANIVATKECASVDQITLIASACSDDFRVYTGDDSAGLASLAVGGYGIISVASHVVGAQMSEMIYAYTSGNVQRAGEIHRQLFPIFKGLFECPQPLPNPSAVKYALSLMGLPVGGVRLPLISPTEAEAAFIEALFH from the coding sequence GTGGATTTCGGAAGATTAATAACAGCCATGGTAACCCCCTTTGACGGGGATGGAGAAATCAACTGGGATGTAACTTCACAGCTTATCGATTATTTGATTGAGGAACAGAAATCAGAGGCATTGATTGTTTGTGGCACTACTGGGGAATCTCCAACGTTGAGTGATGAGGAGAAACTACAACTGTTTTCTTTTGTACTAGAGAAGGCGAATGGACGCTGTAAAGTCATCGCTGGAACAGGTAGCAATAACACGAAACATTCTATTCACCTCACGAAGGAAGCTGAGAAAATTGGTGTGGATGGTGTGCTTCTTGTCGTTCCATATTACAATAAGCCCAATCAGGAAGGGCTCTATCAGCATTTTTCCGCGATTGCTTCGGAGACTTTGTTGCCGGTGATTCTGTATAATGTTCCCGGTCGTACGGGTGTGAGTATGAGTGTAGCCACAACCCTTCGACTTGCTGAAATTGCGAATATCGTTGCAACAAAAGAATGCGCATCTGTCGATCAGATTACGCTTATCGCTTCTGCATGTTCAGATGATTTCCGTGTATATACAGGTGATGATTCAGCGGGCTTAGCAAGTCTCGCCGTCGGAGGATACGGAATTATCAGTGTAGCTAGTCACGTGGTTGGAGCGCAGATGTCAGAAATGATTTATGCTTATACCTCCGGAAACGTTCAGCGAGCGGGAGAGATTCATCGACAATTGTTCCCAATTTTTAAAGGACTGTTCGAATGTCCGCAACCTCTGCCGAATCCTTCAGCTGTCAAATATGCTTTAAGTCTGATGGGGTTGCCTGTCGGAGGCGTTAGATTGCCACTTATTTCACCTACGGAAGCTGAGGCGGCCTTTATTGAAGCGCTATTTCACTAA
- the dapG gene encoding aspartate kinase, with protein sequence MGILVQKFGGTSLSTPQAREHVIRNVKRELASGYSLVIVVSAMGRRGEPYATDTLLDWAVQNGDSLPEREKDLLMCCGEIISATTLCGLLENEGIDSTVLTGAQAGFMTDSNYGNARILDVRPERILRELREDKVVIVTGFQGQTEAGDLTTLGRGGSDTSATALGAALHADMVDIYTDVNGILTADPRIVEDAKPLTYVSYTEICNMAHQGAKVIHPRAVEIAMQAQIPVRVRSTFSENEGTLVTNPEGFNDIQSGGIVDRFVTGIAYVSNVTQISVECPDGNGTGVQLQIFKSMADNGISVDFINVTPTEALYTVFDDKSEKAISVLQQLGLRPKSLSGCAKVSVIGGGINGVPGIMARIVEALSSQNIQILQSADSNTTIWVLVKKEDMVQSLRSLHAMFELHR encoded by the coding sequence ATGGGTATTCTGGTACAAAAATTTGGAGGAACATCGCTTTCAACACCGCAAGCTAGAGAACACGTAATTCGTAATGTCAAACGGGAGCTGGCAAGTGGCTATAGTTTGGTCATTGTTGTTTCGGCTATGGGCCGACGCGGAGAACCTTATGCAACAGATACTTTGCTGGATTGGGCCGTACAGAATGGAGATTCACTCCCAGAGCGTGAGAAGGATCTCTTAATGTGCTGTGGTGAGATTATCTCTGCTACTACACTTTGTGGGCTGTTGGAGAATGAGGGTATTGATTCTACGGTATTAACGGGAGCTCAGGCTGGATTCATGACAGATAGCAACTATGGCAATGCAAGAATTCTAGATGTACGTCCTGAACGAATCCTCCGCGAACTGCGTGAAGATAAAGTGGTTATAGTGACGGGATTCCAAGGTCAGACTGAAGCTGGTGATTTAACGACTTTGGGCCGTGGAGGAAGTGACACCTCTGCGACTGCACTAGGTGCTGCTCTTCATGCAGATATGGTGGATATCTATACAGATGTTAACGGGATTCTTACAGCGGATCCGCGGATCGTTGAAGATGCTAAGCCACTAACTTATGTTAGTTATACTGAAATATGCAATATGGCTCATCAAGGAGCAAAAGTAATCCATCCACGTGCGGTAGAGATTGCTATGCAGGCACAGATTCCTGTACGTGTTCGTTCAACATTTTCGGAGAATGAAGGTACGCTGGTTACGAATCCTGAAGGATTCAACGACATCCAGTCTGGTGGCATTGTAGATCGCTTCGTGACAGGGATTGCTTACGTCAGCAACGTCACACAGATTTCTGTGGAATGTCCAGACGGAAATGGAACGGGCGTTCAACTGCAAATTTTTAAGAGTATGGCTGACAATGGTATAAGCGTTGATTTTATTAATGTAACACCTACGGAAGCTCTTTATACTGTGTTCGATGACAAATCAGAGAAGGCCATTTCTGTTCTCCAGCAATTGGGTTTGCGTCCTAAGAGTTTATCTGGTTGCGCAAAGGTTTCCGTTATTGGGGGCGGAATTAACGGTGTACCTGGTATTATGGCTCGTATCGTTGAGGCGCTTAGCTCACAAAATATTCAGATTCTCCAATCCGCAGATTCGAATACGACCATTTGGGTGCTTGTGAAGAAAGAAGATATGGTACAGTCCCTGCGTTCGCTGCATGCTATGTTTGAATTGCACCGCTGA
- a CDS encoding dipicolinate synthase subunit B — protein sequence MDWHGKTVGYAITGSHCTFAEVMPQIQRFVDGGANVVPIVSASVLGTDTRFGTSQNWLKQLKDITGNDIISTIVEAEPLGPSKLLDVLTIAPCTGNTTSKLANAMTDSPVLMAAKSQMRNGRPLVLAISTNDGLGLNAANIAKLLVAKHIYFVPFGQDNPEGKPNSLVARMDLIPEACYVALQGKQLQPMIIEKFHSV from the coding sequence ATGGATTGGCACGGAAAAACAGTAGGGTATGCGATTACCGGATCTCACTGCACATTTGCGGAGGTAATGCCGCAAATTCAGCGCTTCGTAGATGGGGGAGCAAACGTAGTACCCATAGTTTCTGCATCTGTACTGGGGACGGACACCCGTTTCGGAACATCGCAAAATTGGCTAAAACAGTTGAAAGATATAACAGGTAATGATATCATTTCTACAATTGTTGAAGCAGAACCGCTGGGTCCTTCCAAGCTGCTGGATGTGTTGACGATAGCACCTTGCACTGGAAATACAACGAGTAAATTGGCAAATGCTATGACTGATAGTCCAGTGCTCATGGCTGCAAAATCGCAGATGCGCAATGGACGTCCGCTTGTTCTGGCGATATCTACCAATGACGGCTTGGGCCTTAACGCCGCAAATATTGCAAAGCTTTTAGTGGCCAAACATATTTATTTTGTGCCATTCGGACAGGATAACCCTGAGGGCAAACCTAACTCGTTAGTAGCGCGTATGGATCTTATCCCAGAAGCTTGCTATGTCGCTTTGCAAGGTAAACAACTACAGCCGATGATTATCGAAAAGTTTCATTCAGTCTAG
- the dpsA gene encoding dipicolinate synthase subunit DpsA: MLTGVRIVFLGGDARQLEVIRKCVELDATVSAAGFDKWETPCPGVSLEQMSVELLSNADVLVLPTVGCDDDGNISALFSSERLMLLEEHFAALPPDCLVYSGMAKSYLRGMCAKHSLKLIELLNRDDVAIYNSIPTAEGALVMAIQNTDFTIHSSKSMVLGMGRTGFTMARSLQGLGASVKAGVRKQEHYARAEEMGWKPFMTSELLLHVLDVDLIFNTIPSMIITAQVLSRISPHCLIVDLASAPGGCDFRYAEKRGIKAMLAPGLPGIVAPKSAGIIMANALVQSISDEALIKGDE; this comes from the coding sequence ATGCTTACTGGCGTCAGGATCGTGTTCCTGGGCGGGGACGCGAGACAGCTTGAAGTGATTCGGAAATGTGTGGAATTGGATGCGACGGTAAGCGCTGCCGGGTTCGATAAGTGGGAGACCCCTTGCCCAGGGGTGAGCCTGGAACAGATGTCGGTAGAGCTGCTTAGTAATGCAGATGTACTAGTGTTGCCTACGGTAGGTTGTGATGATGACGGGAATATCAGTGCTCTATTTTCTTCTGAACGCTTAATGCTCTTAGAGGAGCATTTTGCTGCTCTGCCCCCCGATTGTTTGGTGTATAGCGGTATGGCCAAAAGCTACTTGCGCGGTATGTGCGCCAAGCATTCACTAAAGTTAATTGAATTGCTTAATCGTGACGATGTAGCCATCTACAACTCCATCCCAACAGCGGAAGGAGCACTGGTTATGGCCATTCAGAACACGGATTTTACCATTCACAGTTCCAAATCGATGGTACTGGGCATGGGCAGAACGGGTTTTACAATGGCAAGAAGTCTTCAAGGATTGGGTGCTAGTGTAAAAGCTGGAGTTAGAAAACAGGAACATTATGCACGTGCTGAGGAAATGGGCTGGAAGCCTTTTATGACCAGTGAACTGTTGCTTCATGTGCTGGATGTTGATCTGATATTTAATACAATTCCAAGTATGATCATCACCGCACAAGTACTCTCAAGAATTTCTCCTCATTGCTTGATTGTCGATCTGGCTTCCGCTCCAGGTGGATGTGACTTTCGTTATGCAGAGAAAAGAGGAATTAAAGCGATGCTGGCACCGGGACTCCCTGGCATTGTAGCTCCTAAAAGCGCTGGGATTATTATGGCAAATGCGCTGGTTCAGTCGATATCGGACGAGGCTTTAATCAAGGGGGACGAATAA
- the dut gene encoding dUTP diphosphatase — MSYYVQINKLAGNEDVNLPCKMSEQASGYDLYAAVESEVVLAPGERALIPTGISLAMPDGLEAQIRPRSGLALKHGITCLNTPGTIDADYRGEIKVLLINLGQESFAIDRNERIAQMVFQAVPVVTLVEVETLSETERGAGGFGHTGK; from the coding sequence TTGTCTTATTACGTACAAATCAATAAACTAGCTGGAAACGAGGATGTTAATCTTCCTTGTAAAATGTCAGAACAGGCTTCTGGCTATGATCTTTATGCTGCTGTTGAAAGTGAAGTCGTGCTTGCACCAGGAGAACGTGCATTAATTCCAACAGGTATATCACTAGCTATGCCAGACGGACTAGAAGCTCAAATCCGTCCACGGAGTGGACTGGCCCTGAAGCATGGGATTACTTGTTTGAACACACCTGGAACTATTGATGCAGATTATCGTGGAGAGATCAAAGTATTGTTGATCAATCTAGGGCAGGAGTCTTTTGCTATTGATCGTAACGAGCGTATCGCCCAAATGGTATTTCAAGCGGTTCCAGTGGTGACTTTGGTTGAAGTAGAAACATTGTCCGAAACAGAGCGCGGTGCCGGAGGCTTCGGCCATACTGGGAAATAA